A portion of the Leucoraja erinacea ecotype New England chromosome 9, Leri_hhj_1, whole genome shotgun sequence genome contains these proteins:
- the LOC129700588 gene encoding epithelial cell adhesion molecule-like, producing MISHDHIEWRCCLEGPNGLLLHLLSIVYLPPFLSLSHLSLLSLSPLCPRVDDECPDASPARENCEFDEVCEDASCRYNQYVTCHLNRCGTCEAVFRGFDNFTVNCDQLTPKCRLIQLEMLHKSRTASRQPGGRRADELYDPECEHNGTFKAKQCDDSNQCWCVDSAGVRVTDKTGDDPKCGQLVRVQVTPSAAESSWICCTIAEPDGQSGKPGWRRGPTSCTTLVKPEASDTNNKPCADPTNGVKVAIKLVKEYTLKVTQILEITVHEWSGEICIRLSENGTKDAADISTVAYYIERDLKMNRFALAVDGKSLQVERESVQVWFFDNEPPRINMKTISPGFAAIIIIVALAILTGIAVFVVVRRRAREDRQRIQFEVIEGQEMEDHQLSQRMGPAAR from the exons atgatcagccatgatcacattgaatggcggtgctgtctcgaagggccgaatggcctactcctgcacctattgtctattgtttatctccctcccttcctctctctttctcacctttctctcctctctctctctcccctctgcccgCGGGTAGATGACGAGTGCCCCGATGCGTCTCCAGCGCGTGAGAACTGCGAGTTTGATGAGGTTTGTGAGGATGCGAGCTGCAGGTACAACCAGTACGTCACCTGCCACCTCAACCGCTGCGGGACGTGCGAGGCCGTGTTCCGCGGCTTCGACAACTTCACCGTCAACTGCGACCAGC TGACCCCCAAGTGCCGGCTGATCCAGCTGGAGATGCTGCACAAGAGCCGGACGGCCAGCCGGCAGCCGGGAGGGAGGAGAGCGGACGAGCTGTACGACCCCGAGTGCGAGCACAACGGCACCTTCAAGGCCAAGCAGTGCGACGACTCCAACCAATGCTGGTGTGTGGACAGCGCTGGGGTCAGGGTCACCGACAAGACCGGAGACGACCCCAAGTGTGGCCAACTCGTCCGAGTCCA GGTGACCCCAAGTGCCGCTGAATCCAGCTGGATATGCTGCACTATCGCTGAGCCGGACGGCCAATCTGGCAAGCCGGGATGGAGGAGAGGCCCCACGAGCTGTACAACCCTCGTGAAACCAGAAGCGAGCGACACCAACAACAAGCCGTGCGCTGATCCAACCAATGGAGT gaAAGTGGCCATTAAACTGGTGAAGGAGTACACCCTGAAGGTAACCCAGATCCTGGAGATCACG GTCCATGAGTGGTCGGGGGAAATCTGCATCCGTCTGAGTGAGAACGGCACCAAAGACGCAGCCGACATCTCCACCGTGGCGTACTACATCGAGCGGGAT ctgaagatgaacaggtttgcgcTGGCAGTGGATGGGAAGAGCCTGCAGGTGGAGAGGGAATCTGTGCAGGTCTGGTTCTTCGACAATGAGCCTCCTCGAATCAACATGAAGACCATCTCGCCGGGATTCGCtgccatcatcatcatcgttgctCTGGCCATCCTCACGGGCATTGCCGTGTTT GTTGTGGTGAGAAGGAGGGCCAGGGAGGACCGGCAGAGGATCCAGTTTGAAGTGATTGAG GGCCAGGAAATGGAGGACCACCAGCTTTCCCAGAGGATGGGTCCAGCAGCACGCTAa